In Helianthus annuus cultivar XRQ/B chromosome 8, HanXRQr2.0-SUNRISE, whole genome shotgun sequence, a single genomic region encodes these proteins:
- the LOC110871901 gene encoding pentatricopeptide repeat-containing protein At1g69290 produces the protein MWRRRVFPLLRHFSTEPETPSPPSLYSFLQPSIFSIRKPQSKQPPNPQIQTPKHTLSNTQQLPNLESTLQQSLNKNNTDEAWKCFKSISSSSMLPSKLLINSLITHLCSVNKDTHNLKRAFATLMFVLEKNPEMLDHKTVEMFLNSMKVATNGAPAFALVKCMFKNRFFVPFGMWGEVLVEISRKTGRFCDFFEVFNESCRVAKEEKLELLRPDLAACNAALEGCCCELESVTDAQKVLETMSLLGVRPDETSFGWLAYLYAIKGLEKKITELEDLVSRFGFSDKSLFVSKMVSGYVKSGNLESVSTTILQNLRAVNGNGLNLHEETYGEIVKGYLEHGSVKGLASLILEAQKLESKTVKVETSVGYGIINACVNLGLLEKAHSVLDEMNAQGGSVGLGVYVSILKAYGKEQRTAEAAQLVSEVCGLGLDLDVSTFDALIDVSMSSQDFQSALSLFRDMREARIPELMGSYLTIMTGLTENHRPELMAAFLDEVVEDPRVKIGTHDWNSIIHAFCKAGRLEDARRTFRRMVFLQFEPTEQTYLSLVNGYMTAGNYFSVLMMWNDVKKRLRFDGEKSFKLDHGLVDAFLYALVKGGFFDAVMQVVEKSQEMKIFVDKWRYKQVFMENHKKLKVAKLRKRSIKKMEALIAFKNWAGLNS, from the coding sequence ATGTGGAGAAGACGAGTCTTCCCATTACTCCGACACTTCTCAACCGAACCAGAAACCCCATCTCCCCCTTCTCTATACTCCTTCCTCCAACCCTCAATCTTTTCCATAAGAAAACCCCAATCAAAACAACCCCCAAATCCCCAAATCCAAACCCCAAAACACACCCTCTCAAACACCCAACAACTCCCAAATCTCGAATCCACTCTCCAACAATCCCTCAACAAAAACAACACAGATGAAGCATGGAAATGCTTCAAATCCATTTCATCCTCATCAATGTTACCAAGTAAGCTTTTAATCAACTCATTGATCACTCATTTATGTTCAGTAAATAAAGACACCCACAATCTCAAAAGGGCTTTTGCCACTTTAATGTTTGTGTTAGAGAAAAACCCTGAAATGTTAGATCATAAGACGGTTGAAATGTTCTTGAATTCAATGAAGGTTGCAACAAATGGTGCGCCTGCTTTTGCTTTGGTTAAGTGTATGTTCAAGAACAGGTTTTTTGTTCCTTTTGGGATGTGGGGTGAGGTTCTTGTGGAGATTAGTAGGAAAACAGGGAGGTTTTGTGATTTTTTTGAGGTTTTTAATGAGAGTTGTCGGGTTGCGAAGGAGGAAAAGTTGGAGTTGTTGCGGCCGGATTTGGCGGCGTGTAATGCGGCGTTGGAGGGTTGTTGTTGTGAACTTGAATCGGTTACGGATGCGCAGAAGGTGCTTGAGACGATGTCTTTGTTGGGTGTTCGCCCTGACGAGACGAGTTTCGGTTGGCTTGCGTATTTGTATGCGATTAAAGGACTCGAAAAGAAGATAACGGAATTAGAAGATTTGGTGAGTAGGTTCGGTTTTTCTGATAAAAGTTTGTTCGTTAGTAAAATGGTTAGCGGGTATGTGAAATCAGGTAATCTTGAATCGGTTTCAACTACCATATTGCAAAATCTAAGAGCGGTAAATGGTAACGGTTTAAATTTGCATGAAGAAACGTACGGTGAGATAGTGAAAGGGTATCTCGAGCATGGAAGCGTTAAAGGTTTAGCAAGTTTGATACTTGAAGCTCAAAAGTTAGAATCTAAAACGGTAAAAGTTGAAACGTCTGTTGGTTACGGTATTATAAACGCGTGTGTGAATCTTGGGTTATTAGAAAAGGCGCATAGTGTTCTTGACGAAATGAATGCTCAAGGCGGCTCTGTTGGGCTTGGAGTTTACGTGTCAATATTAAAGGCTTACGGTAAAGAACAAAGAACAGCGGAAGCTGCACAATTGGTATCCGAAGTGTGCGGTTTAGGGCTAGATCTTGACGTTAGCACCTTTGATGCTCTAATAGACGTTTCTATGTCAAGCCAAGATTTTCAGTCGGCATTATCTCTTTTTCGAGACATGAGAGAAGCGAGAATACCCGAACTAATGGGGAGTTATTTAACAATAATGACGGGTTTGACCGAAAACCATCGACCCGAACTTATGGCGGCTTTTTTAGACGAAGTAGTCGAAGACCCGAGAGTGAAAATCGGGACCCACGATTGGAATTCGATTATTCATGCGTTTTGTAAAGCGGGTCGGTTAGAAGACGCTAGGCGGACGTTTAGAAGAATGGTTTTTCTTCAGTTTGAACCGACTGAGCAAACGTATCTTTCTTTAGTTAACGGGTACATGACCGCAGGGAATTACTTTAGCGTTTTGATGATGTGGAATGACGTTAAGAAAAGGTTGAGGTTTGACGGTGAAAAGAGTTTTAAACTGGATCATGGTTTGGTCGATGCTTTTCTTTACGCGTTAGTG